The following nucleotide sequence is from Candidatus Methylomirabilota bacterium.
GATGTGCACCGAGTACGCGAAGATCCGCGTCGCCTTCGGGAAGCCGATCGGGACGTACCAGGCGGTCAAGCACAAGTGCGCCGACATGCTGGTCGCCGTCGAGAACGCCAAGTCCATCACCTACTATGCCGCGTGGGCCGTGGACGAGGGGGTCCCCGAGGCCTCCCAGGCCGCGTCCATGGCAAAGGCCTACGTCTCGGACGCCTATCGCAAGGCCGCCGGCGACGGGATCCAGATCCACGGCGGGATCGGCTTCACCTGGGAGCACGACCTCCACCTCTACTTCAAGCGGGCCAAGGCCGCCGAGGTGACCTTCGGGGACGCGACCTTCCACCGGGAGCGGGTCGCCCAGCTGATCAATCTGTAATGATCCCGGACGCTCGGCCCGGGCCCCTCCCAGCCGGGATGGGCCATCCGCCTCAAAATCTTGACGATTCCGCCTGGGGTCGCTATGCTCAAGGGCCACTCGGGCCCATCAATGGCGGGACTGGAGCGACTCAAGCGCCGGCTGGTCAGCGAGGTGGTCCGGGAGAACGTGGAGACGCTCCACGGGCTCCCCTTCCGGCCACTCCCCCCGAGCCGTACCCGGCGGGTGCGCCTCGGCCTCCTGCGAGGCCTCAGCCTCGTAGCGGCCCCCACCCTTCTCTTCCTCGCCGTCAGCGCACTGTCCACGGACCGGGCGGAGCGGGCCGGGATCGCGCCGCGAGCCGCGCTGTCCGGACCCACCACGCTGCCGGCCCCCCGGGCGATCAGTCCCGCCGCCTTTCCCCTGGCGGTGCGGAAGATCGTGGTCGATCCCGGGCACGGCGGGACGGACCCGGGGGCGCCGGCGTCGGGGGGGCTGTGGGAGAAGGACATCACCCTGGACGTCGCTCAGCGGCTGCGGATGCTGCTGGGGGAAGCCGGATTCGACGTCGTGATGACGCGCGAGCGCGACGAGACCGTCTCGCTCCGGGAGCGCGCCCAGCTCGCCAACTTCCAGCGGGGTGACCTCTTCGTCTCGATCCATTTCAACTCGCTGCCGACCCGCAGCTACCGGGGCATCGAGACCTACCATCTCGGCCCCACCGCCGATCCTCAGGTGGAGCGCCTGGCGGGGGCCGAGAACCGCGCATCGGGCTATTCGCTGGCGGACTTCCGCCGCCTGCTGGAAGGCGTCTACGTCCACGTGCGGCAGACCGAATCGAAACAGCTTGCCGAAGCCGTCCACCAGGGCCTCGTGGAGACCCTGGTCAAAGGGAACCCGGCGATCCGCGACAGCGGGGTCAAGCCCGCGCCTTTCCTCGTGCTCGTCGCCACCGAGATGCCCGGCATCCTGGCGGAGGTCTCCTACCTCTCCAACGACGAGGACGCGCGGCTCCTCAAAGACCCGGCCTACCGCCAGGAGATCGCCCGGGCGCTCTTCCAGGGGATCCGCGCGTACGCGGATGCGCGCAGCCGGCCCGGCGGCCAGGGGAGTGTGTAGATGACCAAGAAGAACGAGGCCCTCCGGGTCGGCATCGATCTCGGCACCTCACGAAGCTCGATCTCCGCCTCCAGCGGGGCGCGCCACGTGGTCGAGAGCTATGTCGGGTGGCCGGTCGACACGGTCGCCCGCAAGGTGGTGAAGAAGTCGATCCTCTTCGGGCGAGAGGCGCTCGACAACCGCTCGATGCTGGAGCTTCACCGCCCGCTCGAGCGCGGCCTGATCAAAGAGGGCTCGGAGAAGGACGAGGCCGCGGTCCGGGAGCTCCTGCGCCACCTGATCTCCCTGGTCGGGGGCGCCGACGACTCGCGCGTCTTCGCCGTCGTCGGCGTGCCGGCCGAGGCGCTCCGGGTCAGCCGCCAGCATCTGCGGAACGCCGTGAAGGGGATCGCCGACGCCCTCATGATCGTCTCCGAGCCGTTCGCGGTGGCCTACGGGATGGACGCCCTGCTCCACACCATGATCGTGGACATCGGCGCCGGGACGACCGACTTCTGCGTGATGAACGGGCGCTACCCGACCGAGGACGAGCAGCGGACGCTGACCCACGCCGGCGACTGGCTGGACGAGCAGCTGGCCACCATGGTGCGGACCCGGCAGCCCGACGCCCAGTTCTCGATCCACATGGTCCGCGAGTGGAAGGAGAGGTGGGGCTTCGTGGGCGAGCCCAAGGGGCCCGTGGTGGTCACGGTCCAGGTCGCCGGAAAGCCGACCCCGCTCGACATCACCGCCGAGATGCGGCGCGCCTGCGAGGCGCTCCTCCCGCCCATCGCCGAGACGATGCTCGACCTCCTGGCCAGGGTCGAGCCGGAGTACCAGGAGCGGGTGCGGAACAACGTCATCCTGGCCGGCGGCGGCTCACAGATCCCCGGCCTGGGCGATGCGCTCGAGAAGATGCTCCTCGACGTCGGGGGTGGCAAGGTCCGCACGGTGGACGACCCCGTCTTCGCCGGCTCGAACGGCAGCCTGGCGCTGGCCCTCGACGCCAGCGACGCCGACTGGGAGCAGCTCCCCAGCTAGGTCATTTCGGGGGGGTCTCGGAAGACCCCCCGATGCCCCCCGTCCTTTCGGGGGGGTCTCGGAAGACCCCCCCGATGCCCCCCCGTCGTGGCGGCGGCAAA
It contains:
- a CDS encoding N-acetylmuramoyl-L-alanine amidase, with the protein product MAGLERLKRRLVSEVVRENVETLHGLPFRPLPPSRTRRVRLGLLRGLSLVAAPTLLFLAVSALSTDRAERAGIAPRAALSGPTTLPAPRAISPAAFPLAVRKIVVDPGHGGTDPGAPASGGLWEKDITLDVAQRLRMLLGEAGFDVVMTRERDETVSLRERAQLANFQRGDLFVSIHFNSLPTRSYRGIETYHLGPTADPQVERLAGAENRASGYSLADFRRLLEGVYVHVRQTESKQLAEAVHQGLVETLVKGNPAIRDSGVKPAPFLVLVATEMPGILAEVSYLSNDEDARLLKDPAYRQEIARALFQGIRAYADARSRPGGQGSV
- a CDS encoding rod shape-determining protein is translated as MTKKNEALRVGIDLGTSRSSISASSGARHVVESYVGWPVDTVARKVVKKSILFGREALDNRSMLELHRPLERGLIKEGSEKDEAAVRELLRHLISLVGGADDSRVFAVVGVPAEALRVSRQHLRNAVKGIADALMIVSEPFAVAYGMDALLHTMIVDIGAGTTDFCVMNGRYPTEDEQRTLTHAGDWLDEQLATMVRTRQPDAQFSIHMVREWKERWGFVGEPKGPVVVTVQVAGKPTPLDITAEMRRACEALLPPIAETMLDLLARVEPEYQERVRNNVILAGGGSQIPGLGDALEKMLLDVGGGKVRTVDDPVFAGSNGSLALALDASDADWEQLPS